A portion of the uncultured Draconibacterium sp. genome contains these proteins:
- a CDS encoding DUF4134 domain-containing protein, which produces MAAIAMLVLGVYNAMAQSSAGIDQATTEVNSYVDPVANLIIAIGAVVGLIGGVRVYIKWQSGDQDTQKAIMGWFGACLFLILVGVVIRSFFA; this is translated from the coding sequence ATGGCAGCGATAGCCATGCTGGTTTTAGGAGTGTATAATGCAATGGCACAAAGTTCAGCAGGAATCGACCAGGCTACCACGGAAGTGAATTCTTATGTGGATCCGGTGGCTAACCTGATCATAGCCATCGGAGCAGTAGTGGGCCTGATCGGCGGTGTGCGTGTCTACATCAAATGGCAGAGTGGGGACCAGGATACCCAAAAGGCAATAATGGGCTGGTTTGGAGCCTGTCTGTTCCTGATACTGGTTGGTGTAGTAATCCGCTCATTCTTTGCTTAA
- a CDS encoding DUF4133 domain-containing protein, which produces MRNDSASFLTFSQTSNSNKKMKTYTIQKIDTNLYIKGFSGQLVYLALYGILAALILFVILYIAVGTFVSVVVCVPAFFAWLYRLNRIQKNYGHRGWYKKRIARQLPEFITIKQRIYQ; this is translated from the coding sequence ATGAGGAACGACAGTGCTTCGTTCCTCACTTTTTCTCAAACATCTAATTCTAATAAGAAAATGAAAACGTACACCATCCAAAAAATAGATACCAACCTTTACATCAAAGGATTTTCCGGGCAGCTGGTTTACCTGGCCCTTTACGGAATCCTTGCCGCACTCATTCTCTTTGTAATCCTTTATATCGCTGTAGGAACTTTTGTGTCAGTAGTCGTTTGTGTGCCTGCTTTTTTTGCCTGGCTCTACCGGCTGAATCGTATCCAGAAAAACTACGGGCACCGGGGCTGGTACAAGAAGCGTATTGCCCGCCAGCTCCCTGAGTTTATCACCATCAAACAACGCATTTATCAGTAG
- a CDS encoding TraG family conjugative transposon ATPase, with protein sequence MRVKPIQISLPVLGFDGDILISNNLDMGFGLRLFLPELLSCSTEKLYMLHDTFQRVVNILPENTLLHKQDFFFPEEFSTNYETALKNKSTLSGNYLKHFQGRNYLKHECYLYVSLLNTGLLKNYLGSSLIFSRKARLEEARLQEKIRELQTNLASIFRQAGIESIPITREQAVGTATEIGLIERYLTLNFREGQPLLGGIDFRDRLRVMDRFVEILSLSDHSHLPSEVRPTSGHPRTGLPVSMVYPLSWHLPYSHITNQFIYVPGQQEVKAGLEGDYKKIYSLSKFSSENKINAGLIENFLDTVQASGEKIVKTHFNVTLLDTSISNLKKIKSETATAFSLMNCFPYQHTFDLPFLFFAGLPFSTQLPETELFLTQVPQACCLTNFEGAVKNTDSTFTIHLSDRMEGCPVKIDLSDEPMKKHLIHNRNKIIIGGSGSGKSFFTNHLLRQYAESKNCHVVLLDVGRSYEILTRYLDERLKEKGGARMIEFSETNPISFNPFVVDGSPDLERRQTILSVIYTIYKEQLTEMEKDVIAFSVNRYFETKRQKKRSFNDYFEFCKEIIPRLAEEESIEFNSNEFFFILSKYYEGGEYDYLLNKPMQTDEFFSCPFLVFELDAIKDHPVIFPVATLIIMDIFLQKMRKLKGTRKVICLEEAWKAIATPQMADYLKYFFKTIRKFFGEAMVVTQEVDDVISSPIIRDAIINNADTRILLDMGKFKNKFDEISRFLGLNNFQKEQILSINKNLPSNRKFKEVFISLGEYSRVFALEVSRAEYYCYTTEQTEKEQVLEQLIKDQSILEILKQM encoded by the coding sequence ATGAGAGTAAAACCAATACAAATAAGCCTGCCTGTACTGGGGTTTGATGGAGATATCCTGATCTCCAATAACCTGGATATGGGATTCGGACTGCGATTATTTTTACCGGAGTTGTTGTCTTGCAGCACGGAAAAATTATACATGCTTCACGATACCTTTCAGCGGGTAGTAAATATCCTTCCGGAAAATACCCTGCTTCATAAGCAGGACTTCTTTTTCCCCGAAGAATTTTCTACAAATTACGAAACTGCGTTGAAGAATAAATCAACGTTGAGTGGAAACTATTTGAAGCATTTTCAGGGGAGAAACTATCTGAAACATGAATGCTATCTCTATGTCAGTTTGCTTAATACCGGCCTTTTGAAAAACTACCTGGGCTCTTCGTTGATTTTTTCAAGAAAAGCAAGACTGGAAGAAGCCCGGTTACAGGAAAAGATTCGGGAACTGCAGACCAACCTGGCCTCGATCTTCCGTCAGGCAGGAATAGAAAGCATACCGATAACCAGAGAACAAGCCGTGGGGACAGCCACGGAAATTGGCCTGATTGAACGCTATCTGACCTTGAACTTCAGGGAAGGACAGCCTCTGCTGGGAGGAATTGATTTCCGGGACAGGTTAAGGGTAATGGACCGCTTTGTGGAAATTCTGAGTCTGAGTGACCATTCGCACTTGCCATCAGAAGTACGCCCCACCAGCGGCCATCCCCGGACCGGGCTGCCTGTTTCGATGGTTTATCCGTTGAGCTGGCACCTGCCATATTCACATATTACCAACCAGTTTATTTATGTGCCGGGACAGCAGGAAGTAAAAGCCGGACTGGAAGGCGATTACAAAAAGATCTACAGCCTGTCAAAATTTTCCTCAGAGAACAAGATCAATGCCGGCCTGATCGAAAACTTTCTGGATACAGTACAAGCCTCGGGAGAGAAGATCGTTAAGACCCACTTTAATGTGACACTGCTGGATACTTCGATCTCAAATTTGAAGAAAATCAAAAGCGAAACGGCCACCGCTTTTTCGCTGATGAACTGTTTTCCTTACCAGCATACTTTTGATCTGCCGTTTTTGTTTTTTGCCGGGTTGCCTTTCAGTACTCAGCTACCCGAAACAGAACTATTTTTGACGCAGGTACCGCAAGCCTGCTGTTTGACCAATTTTGAAGGCGCGGTCAAGAACACAGATTCTACGTTTACTATTCACTTGTCGGATCGGATGGAAGGCTGCCCGGTAAAAATTGACCTGTCGGATGAGCCCATGAAAAAGCACCTGATCCATAACCGCAACAAAATTATTATCGGCGGATCGGGATCCGGAAAATCCTTTTTTACCAATCACCTGTTGCGGCAGTATGCCGAAAGTAAAAACTGCCATGTTGTATTACTGGATGTGGGGCGTAGCTATGAGATACTGACCCGTTACCTGGACGAACGACTAAAGGAAAAAGGCGGGGCCAGAATGATTGAGTTCTCAGAAACCAATCCCATTTCCTTTAATCCTTTTGTGGTGGATGGTTCACCGGACCTGGAACGCCGGCAAACCATTCTGTCGGTTATTTACACCATTTACAAAGAGCAGCTTACCGAAATGGAAAAGGATGTCATTGCCTTTTCTGTCAACCGCTATTTTGAGACAAAACGCCAAAAGAAACGCTCGTTTAACGACTACTTCGAGTTTTGCAAGGAGATCATTCCACGGTTGGCCGAAGAAGAATCCATTGAGTTTAATAGCAATGAATTTTTCTTTATTCTCAGTAAATACTACGAAGGAGGAGAATACGATTACCTGTTAAATAAACCCATGCAAACCGATGAGTTTTTCTCCTGTCCGTTTCTGGTGTTCGAGCTGGATGCCATAAAAGACCATCCGGTTATTTTTCCGGTAGCCACGCTGATCATCATGGATATTTTTCTGCAGAAGATGCGGAAGCTAAAAGGTACCCGAAAAGTTATCTGTTTGGAAGAAGCCTGGAAAGCCATCGCCACACCACAAATGGCAGATTATCTAAAGTATTTTTTCAAAACCATTCGTAAATTCTTTGGAGAAGCGATGGTGGTAACACAGGAAGTGGATGATGTGATTTCATCGCCCATTATCCGTGATGCCATTATCAACAATGCCGATACCCGGATTCTGCTGGACATGGGCAAGTTCAAAAACAAGTTCGATGAAATCAGTCGTTTTCTGGGATTGAATAATTTCCAAAAAGAACAAATCCTGTCGATCAATAAAAATCTTCCATCCAACCGAAAATTTAAGGAGGTATTTATCTCGCTGGGAGAATATTCACGGGTGTTTGCCCTTGAAGTAAGCCGGGCCGAATACTACTGTTACACCACCGAACAAACCGAAAAGGAACAAGTGCTGGAACAACTGATCAAAGACCAATCCATTCTTGAGATCTTAAAACAAATGTAA